One Streptosporangium sp. NBC_01495 DNA window includes the following coding sequences:
- a CDS encoding M4 family metallopeptidase, translating into MNPKVKLGAVAVLAVAAMITPTAVNAATPADNAAARTASAEPPVFAPPDAESRNRAVATANTTLAARSEAVLKGRNEKFTLARNIAGAYGLQYLTYARTYRGLPVYGGDVVVSTDRAGELVGTVSSGQQARITIDVASKVDAATAAATARAQLPVVETVATPKLVVHATTTTPKLAWEVVVNGATAEAPSVLHVFVDALDGSIVDSYDDVHAGTGNSHYNGNPVTIQTSGSGSSYSMTDTTRPGLRCGGQNGTAYTGTDDSWGNGSGTNLETACVDVLYAAQTEWNMLSGWLGRNGFNGSGGAFPARVGLTAVNAYWNGSYTSFGRNSANTKQVTPMDVVGHEYGHAIFQTSGSGGGGSGNESGGLNESTGDIFGALTEHYANQPAALDPPDYLVGEEVNLTGAGEIRNMYNPSAKGHPNCYSSSIPSTPVHAAAGPQNHWFYLLSEGTNPVGKPASSVCSGPTSLTGIGIQKAGRIYMAGLNTKTAPWTHAKARRATVAAAKSLFPSGCVEVNAVKAAWSAVNVPATSGEVSCP; encoded by the coding sequence GTGAATCCGAAGGTCAAGCTTGGCGCCGTGGCCGTACTGGCCGTCGCCGCCATGATCACCCCCACGGCGGTGAACGCCGCCACCCCGGCGGACAACGCCGCAGCCCGCACCGCGTCAGCCGAGCCGCCGGTGTTCGCACCGCCGGACGCGGAATCGCGCAACCGTGCGGTCGCCACCGCCAACACGACCCTCGCCGCCAGGTCCGAAGCCGTCCTCAAGGGACGGAACGAGAAGTTCACCCTGGCCAGGAACATCGCCGGTGCCTACGGCCTGCAGTACCTGACCTACGCGCGCACCTACCGTGGGCTGCCTGTCTACGGCGGTGACGTGGTCGTCTCCACCGACAGGGCCGGAGAGCTCGTCGGGACCGTGAGCTCGGGCCAGCAGGCCAGGATCACGATCGACGTCGCGAGCAAGGTGGACGCCGCCACCGCGGCCGCCACCGCCCGCGCGCAGTTGCCCGTCGTGGAGACCGTGGCCACGCCCAAGCTGGTCGTGCACGCGACCACCACCACGCCCAAGCTGGCCTGGGAGGTGGTCGTCAACGGCGCCACCGCCGAGGCCCCGAGCGTCCTGCACGTCTTCGTGGACGCCCTCGACGGATCGATCGTCGACTCCTACGACGACGTGCACGCCGGAACCGGCAACAGCCACTACAACGGCAACCCGGTGACCATCCAGACCTCGGGTTCGGGCAGCTCGTACTCGATGACCGACACCACCCGCCCCGGCCTGCGCTGCGGCGGCCAGAACGGCACCGCCTACACCGGGACCGACGACTCCTGGGGTAACGGCTCGGGCACCAACCTGGAGACCGCCTGCGTCGACGTGCTGTACGCGGCCCAGACGGAATGGAACATGCTCAGCGGCTGGCTGGGCCGCAACGGGTTCAACGGCTCCGGCGGCGCCTTCCCCGCCCGGGTCGGCCTGACCGCTGTCAACGCCTACTGGAACGGCAGCTACACCAGCTTCGGGCGCAACAGCGCGAACACCAAGCAGGTCACCCCGATGGACGTGGTCGGCCACGAGTACGGCCACGCCATCTTCCAGACCTCCGGCAGCGGCGGCGGAGGCAGCGGCAACGAGTCCGGCGGCCTGAACGAGTCGACCGGCGACATCTTCGGCGCGCTGACCGAGCACTACGCCAACCAGCCCGCCGCCCTCGACCCGCCGGACTACCTGGTGGGCGAGGAGGTCAACCTGACCGGCGCGGGCGAGATCCGCAACATGTACAACCCCTCGGCCAAGGGACACCCGAACTGCTACAGCTCGTCCATCCCCTCCACCCCGGTGCACGCGGCGGCCGGGCCGCAGAACCACTGGTTCTACCTGCTCTCCGAGGGCACCAACCCGGTGGGCAAGCCGGCCAGCTCCGTCTGCTCGGGCCCGACGAGCCTGACCGGTATCGGCATCCAGAAGGCCGGCCGCATCTACATGGCCGGGCTGAACACCAAGACCGCCCCGTGGACGCACGCGAAGGCGCGGAGGGCCACCGTGGCCGCCGCCAAGTCACTCTTCCCGAGCGGCTGCGTCGAGGTCAACGCGGTCAAGGCCGCCTGGAGCGCGGTGAACGTCCCGGCCACGAGCGGCGAGGTGTCGTGCCCGTGA
- the nfi gene encoding deoxyribonuclease V (cleaves DNA at apurinic or apyrimidinic sites): MKVQMPRTVTEAKAIQDELRALLDLTGPGPRRPARIAGVDVAYDRDRLAAAVVVLDGTTLEIVEEVAVAGRVTFDYVPGLLAFREVPALLDALERLSAPPDLVVCDGYGLAHPRRFGLACHLGVLTGLPTIGVGKTAFVGTYPEPAPERGSWTDLTLDGDVVGRVLRTRDGVKPVFVSTGHRVDLDTACHNVLNLTPRYRLPETTRAADRLSRRTLTENCRTDLVGSAQHDKMG; the protein is encoded by the coding sequence ATGAAGGTACAAATGCCGCGCACTGTCACGGAGGCCAAGGCCATCCAGGACGAGCTCAGGGCACTGCTCGACCTGACCGGTCCCGGACCCCGCCGGCCCGCGAGGATCGCGGGAGTGGACGTCGCCTACGACAGGGACCGGCTGGCGGCGGCGGTGGTCGTCCTGGACGGGACGACGCTGGAGATCGTCGAAGAGGTCGCCGTGGCCGGGAGGGTGACCTTCGACTACGTTCCGGGGCTGCTCGCCTTCCGCGAGGTCCCCGCGCTCCTGGACGCCCTTGAGCGACTGTCCGCACCTCCCGACCTGGTCGTCTGCGACGGATACGGCCTGGCGCACCCGCGCCGCTTCGGCCTGGCCTGCCACCTCGGCGTGCTCACGGGACTGCCCACGATCGGGGTCGGCAAGACCGCCTTCGTCGGCACCTACCCCGAGCCCGCGCCCGAGCGGGGCTCGTGGACCGACCTGACGCTGGACGGCGACGTCGTCGGCCGCGTGCTGCGCACCCGGGACGGGGTGAAACCCGTCTTCGTCTCCACCGGTCACCGCGTCGACCTCGACACCGCCTGCCACAACGTGCTGAACCTGACACCCCGCTACCGCCTCCCCGAAACCACCCGCGCCGCCGACCGCCTCTCGCGACGAACCCTGACCGAGAACTGTCGTACGGACCTGGTTGGATCCGCACAGCACGACAAGATGGGATAA
- a CDS encoding ankyrin repeat domain-containing protein, with amino-acid sequence MGEDEWAENVDAWRDTNLAQIRQRLANGFDPGRRLPWLRTTPMHQAAQEGATQVIELLLASGAEVDPVDADGATPLWEAVRHGWDDAVRVLLAAGADPWRPCIAGRSPGAQALFTEMAGLFAHLPGAPSVSPRFRELQETVDAMMFSYEDYNEELCVAFVGEVPEDEVIRRLGAAPESCPPLETGELRGAERSSPVEVLRVASPPGGGVALFQSGGILPVRDGVGRAVTSGGGVLAGAFPSTSPSVDIWRDGFPAGRPSVHEQLSDDSMFELWMCRFGDCGAHPSTATERALGLMTLLTSTYITEEWLWSAPMRLVPVMLR; translated from the coding sequence GTGGGCGAAGACGAGTGGGCCGAGAACGTCGACGCGTGGCGTGACACCAACCTGGCGCAGATCCGCCAGCGGCTGGCGAACGGGTTCGACCCCGGCCGGCGGCTGCCGTGGCTGCGCACGACCCCCATGCACCAGGCCGCCCAGGAGGGCGCCACCCAGGTGATCGAGCTGCTGCTGGCGTCGGGCGCGGAGGTCGACCCCGTCGACGCCGACGGCGCCACTCCGCTGTGGGAGGCCGTCCGCCACGGCTGGGACGACGCCGTGCGAGTCCTGCTCGCCGCGGGCGCCGACCCCTGGCGGCCGTGCATCGCGGGTCGCTCCCCCGGCGCCCAGGCCCTCTTCACCGAGATGGCCGGCCTGTTCGCCCACCTGCCCGGGGCCCCCAGCGTGAGCCCCAGGTTCCGTGAGCTTCAGGAGACCGTCGACGCGATGATGTTCTCGTACGAGGACTACAACGAGGAACTGTGCGTGGCCTTCGTCGGCGAGGTGCCGGAGGACGAGGTCATCCGGCGCCTGGGCGCCGCGCCGGAGTCGTGCCCGCCACTGGAGACCGGCGAGCTGCGGGGCGCGGAGCGGTCCTCCCCCGTGGAGGTCCTGCGCGTGGCCAGCCCGCCGGGGGGCGGGGTGGCGCTCTTTCAGTCCGGCGGCATCCTGCCGGTGCGCGACGGGGTCGGCCGGGCGGTCACCTCGGGCGGCGGGGTGCTGGCCGGGGCGTTCCCGTCCACCAGCCCGTCGGTCGACATCTGGCGGGACGGGTTTCCCGCGGGGCGGCCCTCGGTCCACGAGCAGCTCTCCGACGACAGCATGTTCGAGCTGTGGATGTGCCGCTTCGGCGACTGCGGCGCCCACCCCTCCACCGCCACCGAGCGGGCCCTGGGCCTGATGACCCTGCTGACCTCCACCTACATCACCGAGGAGTGGCTGTGGAGCGCTCCCATGAGGCTGGTCCCGGTCATGCTGCGGTGA
- a CDS encoding MFS transporter, translating to MSTGPDRVTSSCDHGGADPRRWKALTVCLVAGFMTLLDVSIVNVALPSIRTGLDAPQSALQWVVSGYALTFGLVLVPAGRFGDMHGRRDAFVFGVVLFTVASAAAGIAQNPTLLVVARLVQGVAGGVINPQVSGLIQQLFRGAERGRAFGMLGTVIGVSTAIGPLLGGMLINLGGDTDGWRLVFYVNVPIGILAVVLAYRYIRPPVSGARPRENMDPVGVLLLATGVVLVLLPLVEGQEWEASAKWPTLLAGLAVLAAFTAWERRYGRHHQPVVDLSLFRRRSYALGALLGALYFAGFTAIFFILTLYLQNGLGYSALEAGLATTPFAAGSAVTALFGGRIVTRLGRPLVVAGLVLVAVSLAVTALAVELVPGTHVAWATAVPLLLAGLGSGLVISPNQTLTLSEVPVPRAGAAGGVLQTGQRIGAAVGIAAIGSVFFSEVASSHGDYATAFRHSLLVTIAFVLVALVVAVTDVITSRRTTRP from the coding sequence ATGAGCACCGGACCGGACAGGGTGACGTCCTCCTGTGACCACGGGGGAGCGGATCCGCGCCGCTGGAAGGCGCTGACCGTCTGCCTCGTCGCCGGTTTCATGACCCTGCTGGACGTCAGCATCGTCAACGTGGCGCTGCCCTCCATACGCACCGGGCTGGACGCCCCGCAGAGCGCCCTGCAGTGGGTGGTCTCCGGGTACGCGCTCACCTTCGGGCTGGTACTGGTCCCCGCCGGGCGGTTCGGCGACATGCACGGCCGGCGCGACGCGTTCGTCTTCGGCGTCGTACTGTTCACCGTGGCCAGCGCGGCGGCCGGAATCGCCCAGAACCCGACCCTGCTGGTCGTCGCGAGACTCGTGCAGGGAGTGGCCGGCGGAGTGATCAACCCGCAGGTCAGCGGGCTGATCCAGCAGCTCTTCCGGGGAGCGGAGCGAGGCAGGGCGTTCGGGATGCTGGGCACCGTCATCGGCGTCTCGACCGCGATCGGCCCGTTGCTCGGCGGGATGCTCATCAACCTCGGCGGCGACACCGACGGGTGGCGCCTCGTCTTCTACGTCAACGTGCCGATCGGCATCCTGGCCGTGGTCCTGGCGTACCGCTACATCCGGCCCCCGGTGAGCGGGGCGCGCCCCCGGGAGAACATGGACCCCGTGGGCGTGCTGCTGCTCGCCACCGGTGTCGTCCTGGTGCTCCTGCCGCTCGTCGAGGGGCAGGAGTGGGAGGCCTCGGCGAAGTGGCCGACTCTGCTCGCCGGACTCGCCGTACTAGCCGCCTTCACGGCCTGGGAGCGCCGGTACGGGCGGCACCACCAGCCGGTCGTCGACCTGTCCCTGTTCCGCAGGCGCTCGTACGCGCTCGGCGCCCTGCTCGGGGCGCTCTACTTCGCGGGCTTCACCGCGATCTTCTTCATCCTCACCCTGTACCTGCAGAACGGCCTGGGCTACTCGGCCCTGGAGGCGGGGCTGGCGACCACGCCGTTCGCGGCGGGGTCGGCGGTGACCGCCCTGTTCGGCGGCAGGATCGTCACCCGGCTGGGCCGCCCGCTGGTGGTCGCCGGGCTGGTGCTGGTCGCGGTCTCCCTGGCCGTCACCGCGCTCGCCGTGGAACTGGTCCCCGGCACGCACGTGGCCTGGGCCACCGCGGTGCCGCTGCTCCTCGCCGGCCTGGGCAGCGGCCTGGTGATCTCCCCGAACCAGACGCTGACCCTGTCCGAGGTGCCGGTCCCCAGGGCGGGCGCCGCCGGGGGCGTGCTCCAGACGGGACAGCGCATCGGCGCCGCCGTCGGCATCGCGGCGATCGGCTCGGTGTTCTTCTCCGAGGTCGCCTCCTCGCACGGCGACTACGCGACGGCCTTCCGGCACTCGCTGCTGGTCACCATCGCCTTCGTGCTGGTCGCGCTGGTCGTGGCCGTCACCGACGTGATCACCTCCCGCCGAACCACCCGGCCCTGA
- a CDS encoding helix-turn-helix transcriptional regulator encodes MGGSRSRKERPELVRARVRRGMSQEAAAEALGVTPTTWARWERGEQGVRACYRPRIAAVFEVEAVEVERWIDGWSYGETSSWPIAGCGDGSPAATVRSAALLWRLEMDPSRRHLLASLPFVPGALGEWLVSWNYGTPIASAAQQEGAGRVVGLADVARIVEAQKAFGQIDQRFGAGLVRPVVVKYLNESVTPLLRGRYDDRVGSELMTAAAGMTWLAGWTAFDLNRHGQAQQHFGQALRLAKSGDDPLTGAWVLATLTRQAIHLEQGAWAVWLARAAVDTARRAQAPPRVMALVLAGEARAMAVQARPAETQDRHSAGQIERLLVEAERAHAQGITDRDPTWVDRFEAVELKAQAGRCWSLLGDHQRAAACAEEVVAEFSARLPRSAQFNQMHAAEAYLGMGELEQALDSARAAIPATKTLTSARTVELARQFAGQLEPYEDSVMVREFRDHLNSELAA; translated from the coding sequence ATGGGTGGGTCACGGAGTCGTAAGGAGCGTCCTGAGCTGGTGAGGGCGCGGGTGCGGCGGGGGATGAGCCAGGAGGCGGCGGCGGAGGCTCTCGGGGTGACGCCGACGACCTGGGCGCGGTGGGAGCGCGGCGAGCAGGGGGTGCGTGCCTGCTACCGGCCGCGGATCGCCGCCGTGTTCGAGGTCGAGGCGGTCGAGGTCGAGCGGTGGATAGACGGCTGGTCCTACGGGGAGACATCATCGTGGCCGATCGCGGGCTGTGGCGACGGCTCACCGGCGGCTACCGTGAGGTCGGCCGCGCTTCTGTGGAGGTTGGAGATGGATCCGTCCCGGCGTCACCTGCTGGCCTCGCTGCCGTTCGTGCCCGGAGCCCTGGGGGAGTGGCTGGTCTCCTGGAACTACGGCACTCCGATCGCGTCGGCCGCCCAGCAGGAGGGTGCGGGGCGTGTGGTGGGTCTCGCCGACGTGGCGCGGATCGTCGAGGCACAGAAGGCGTTCGGCCAGATAGACCAGCGGTTCGGGGCCGGGCTGGTGCGCCCGGTGGTGGTCAAATACCTGAACGAGAGTGTGACGCCGTTGCTGCGGGGCCGCTACGACGACCGGGTTGGCTCCGAGCTGATGACGGCGGCGGCCGGGATGACCTGGCTGGCGGGCTGGACGGCCTTCGATTTGAACCGGCACGGCCAGGCACAGCAGCACTTCGGGCAGGCGCTGCGGCTGGCCAAGAGCGGTGACGACCCGCTGACCGGCGCCTGGGTGCTGGCGACGCTGACCCGCCAGGCCATTCACCTGGAGCAGGGGGCCTGGGCCGTGTGGCTGGCCCGAGCCGCCGTCGACACGGCCCGCCGGGCGCAGGCACCTCCGCGAGTCATGGCGTTGGTGCTGGCCGGGGAGGCCAGGGCAATGGCCGTGCAGGCCAGACCGGCCGAGACCCAGGATCGGCACAGCGCCGGGCAGATCGAGCGCCTGCTTGTCGAGGCCGAGCGCGCTCATGCTCAAGGAATCACCGATCGCGATCCGACGTGGGTCGACAGGTTTGAGGCGGTGGAGTTGAAGGCCCAGGCGGGGCGCTGTTGGAGTCTGCTGGGTGACCATCAGCGAGCAGCGGCCTGTGCGGAAGAGGTCGTGGCCGAGTTCAGCGCGCGCCTTCCTCGCTCCGCCCAGTTCAACCAGATGCATGCCGCCGAGGCCTACCTCGGTATGGGGGAGCTGGAGCAGGCTCTCGATTCCGCCCGAGCCGCGATCCCGGCGACCAAAACGCTGACTTCCGCCCGCACGGTGGAGCTTGCCCGCCAGTTCGCCGGACAGCTTGAGCCGTACGAGGACAGCGTGATGGTTCGCGAGTTCCGCGATCACCTGAACAGTGAGCTGGCCGCCTGA